The DNA sequence GGTCCTTTTTTGTCATGGATCTTCTTACAAAGTCTTTCTCGACCATGGGATTCCACTAATATGAACTTGAACTAGCGATAGATCAACAACATAGAGATCTTTTTGCTCGGGTAATAATAGTgctatctattttatttaattattcattaaataatcCTTCTATTTTCTTGACTTTCAAACTgaataatattacaatttaatGGTTGATTTAATGATTAGATGAAGTTTCCAACTTGGTAGCCCACTTTAACcaattattatcataataataataataattattattattattattattagtattattattatgtaggTCCCACATTCATCaatgtaattaatttgatagagatatttaatccaaacaattaaaaaaaaaaatctaaccctacATAAAACtaactttaaaaattctacaaaaataataataaaagaaaaatttttaGAGAGAATAATGAGCAGAAGAGAATTCTTATTGGACAGCATGAAGATTTGAATTATGCCTGTACATCCAACGGCTCAAAATTGATTTGACacgaacaaacaaacaaacaaactaaaCCTGAACGGGTTTAGCAGTTTCCGATTTGTTGTCGGAGGAGACGTGGCAGCGGCAGAGAGGGCAACAGTCGCCGACAGAGAGCCATGAGGATATACAAGTTTGATGGTACACATGGCCGCAGGGGATCTGTTTACCACCTTCATCCGCCCGGAATTCCTCCATACAAACTGCACATACGTCGTCTGTGACCACCGTTGGCAAATCGGCAACCACCACGGACGGCGGCTCTGTGATGATCTGGTCGTTATAATAGTCGTCAGCACCGGTGAGGACCGTGTCGAGATCGAACATCGATTCAAGGTCCATGATGTAGCTCGCTGCAAAAGCTGATCTTGTTGCTTCAGGCAAGACAGCAGCCATGGAACAATGGAGAAGTAAACaagcaaaagagagaaatttttggaaggaatgcAATATATTGCTTagctgtatatatatatatatattaaaactgAAAAGATCCCGAAattgactttattttttaattagattattgaattaaaaagaaaataatttgacATAGACGTGAATTCGAAATAATTACAtgtttttgtattaaatttccgaaataaaattaattttgaacattatttttaaattaaaaaaaaattaagttggTAATTTAGCACTTTTTAAGggtaattttataattattttatttatagattgattaaaaatatatttaataaataaataaattcaatttggAAGGGGGGACATTTCCTTTGTCGTTTGTAGCGTGGGGCAAGTCCATTTAAAATAAGCGGGCGTTGATGACAGAGATATTAAAGAATGCAATGCAACTTGCTTGCtcattcaattcattttatattatatgatataaataaaatcaaatcactTTAAATCCGTAGGTTCCAGAGGTATTAATTGAGGTAGtgttgaaattattatatttactgtgcaaattcaatttttatttttaaaaaatttgaaaatatgtggagtgaaaaataaaaaaattattgttttttagcttttaatttttatttgtcaatttattcatataattaacattttcaaagataatatttattttttaaaaaattgaaattttcctACACTGGAAACTTCAAAGCTTCTAGGTTAGATTTTAGTCTTtgtaaaggaaaaataatgcAGTTGACAAATACAATTATTGAACAACAGTTGACAAATACCAAAATTTTGGTATTCTAATTAATAACATTGtagcttttattattatttttttcttataaatattttctaagcCAACTTGGGCTCAACCGTAtaacatttgaaaaaaaaaaaaattcttataaataatttcacgTGAGATATCATTCTACTGGTTCGAGAATGAACTAAGGTAGAAACTGGTAGGCATACGACGTTCGAGTAAAACAtaagaaatgaatgaattgaaacCATATCTAAATGAAACTGCATTGAGCAtaagataattaataaataatttaagttattatatataccgtgtattttttttataatagctcaattataagaatatcaatttatttttaatagctCAATTATAAGAACATGAGTTGATATACGAGAATAGTCttcctaattttaattattttaatctcagacatttatatttaatattgttttgaaatatttgattaatatttaatattgttttgaaatatttgattaagtttataaatgtgtatgttatattcataatttagagaaaaattcAACTTGAACCAAATTGGTCCTCAAACTTGATTAAAgtattaattacaattattaaGCAAAAGATTTGAACACaatttttgttagtatttGGGGGACTCAAGCATCCTAATATTTGGGacctaaatattaaatttcagaCTAATAGTCCATACAGGTGGcaagaaatttcaattttgtgtgttctgatattatatttaaatatattattaatattttatttaagtatGTTTTAGATGTTACAATTTAATAAACATGTGTATGCATTATGATTCAAATAATACAATTCAATAAGTACGTTGTGCATTATTAGTCGTACTGTCGGTACTTATAATTTCTATTGAACTTAATTATATAAGGCTGGGCCCACATATGAAGCCCGAGATGATATGAAAGCTCAGGCCTAAGCAAAATTGGAAGTCGAGCTCCAACCGTTATTGATAAAGAAGCAAAAGCTTGGGCCAAAACTGAAGCCCACATTAATATGGAAACTCAGGCCCAACGCGAAGTTGAAGTCAGGTGGCCCAAAAAAGAAGCCTAAGTTAATAGGGAAACTCAGGCCCAACCCAAAGTAGAAGTCGGGTGGCCCAAAATTGAAGCCGAAGATAATATGAAAACTCAGGCCCTACCCAAAGTAAAAGTAAGGTGGCCCAACCCAAAGTAGAACTCAGAAGGCCCAAAACTGAAGCccaatatgatatgaaaactCAGGCCCAACCCAAAGTTGAACTCAGGAGGCCCAAAACTGAAACCCAAGATTATATGGAAACTCAGGCCCAACCCAATGTAGAAGTCTGGAGGCCCAAAAAAGAAGCCCAACATAAAATGGAAAGGCCCAACCCAAAGTAGAACTGAAGCCCATGATTATATGGAAAATCAGGCCAAGCCCAATGTGAACTCAGTTGGCCCAAAACATAAGTCCAAGCTGATATGAAAACTCAGGCCCAACCCAAAGTATTACTCAGTTGGCCCAAAACTTAAGCCCAATATAATATGGAAACTCAGGCCCATCGAAATGTAGAAGTCGGGAGGCCCAAAAAAGAAGCCCAAGATAATATGGAAAGGCCCAACCCAAAGTAGAACTGAAGCCCATGATTATATGGAAAATCAGGCCCAGCCCAATGTGAACTCAGTTGGCCCAAAACATAAGTCCAAGCTGATATGAAAACTCAGGCCCAACCCAAAGTATTACTCAGTTGGCCCAAAACTTAAGCCCAATATAATATGGAAACTCAGGCCCATCGAAATGTAGAAGTCGGGAGGCCCAAAAAAGAAGCCCAAGATAATATGGAAAGGCCCAACCCAAAGTAGAACTGAAGCCCATGATTATATGGAAAATCAGGCCCAGCCCAATGTGAACTCAGTTGGCCGAAAACTTAAGCCCAAGCTGATATGGAAACTCAGGTCCAACCCAATGTAGAAGTCGGGTGGCCCAAACTGTAAGCCCAAGATAATATGGAAATTCAGGCCGAACCCAAAGTTGATCTCAGGTGGCCGAAACTGAAGCCCAAGATTATATGGAAACTCAGGCCCAACCCAATGTAGAAGTCATGGCGGCCTAAAACTGAAGCCCAATATAATATGGAAACTCAGGCCCAACCCAATAAAGTGGAAGTCAGGCTCCTGTCGTGACTGAAGCAGAATCTCAGGCTCGAGCTAAAACCGAAGCTCAAGCCCATACTGAAAGTGATGCCCCAGCCGAAGTTTAGGCCCAAACCCGAGCCCGAAAAAGCAAATTCATActggacttttttttttttgttaaaccCGGTCTATAACATGGGCGACCCTTAATCGGTCTGGTGTTTGATGGGGATCCGGTGGGCAGAGTGCAGTGGAAATTCGAGGGTCTAGATTTTACCGGCGAATTCATTTCGGCATTCAGTTCGCCGGATATCGATAAGCTCACTGCTTAGTCGCTAAATCCGATCCATATTCTTAAGGTAAGTTCTCAGTTTCGCATCGCTTAGCTAAATCATCTGCATCAAAACTAGCTTAATTCAGTGACCCGGATGGTCCGAGAATCTTTGCTGAATTTGTGGATTCTGGAGCATTTTCTTGCCTaccaaacaaaatttttatttcttagtCTCAATTTCGGAATGGTAATGCTTCGTTGCAGTACTATGCTTTTGCATTTATTGTGAATCTGATTTAGCAGTGAGCTATATAAAATGATGATCATTGTAGCCGCATTGGTTCTCGGTGTGTTGTTTGGCGCTCTGATTTTAATCCCACGCGACCGTAAGTTTGGTGAAGTGTATTGTTTCAGTTCTTTAATCCTTTTATGCATAAATTCCATCGATTTGAACAAACAATGCTCTTATTTTCTGGATGCAGGAAATGCACAAAAggttcaattaaataataccAACAAGGTAAATTTGGACTTGTTTTCctttagtttcaatttttaaatgaattaagaAACCCTTTGCCCGCTTAGAACTGGAACTTAAATGTTATTTAGCTTCGATATCATGAGTAAATCATCATGGTTTGTGCAATTTTCTATTTCCAGATTTCAGCTATGGAGAATGTATTGCTTTTCCATTGGATCCGACTAAAACTAGgatttgttgaggattgttgggagggagtcccacggtggttaatttagggaatgatcatgggtttataagtaaggaatacatctctattggggaagccatgagaacttatgctcaaagtggataatatcataccagtgTGGAGAGCTTAATTTCTAACAGGATTAAGAAACACAAATGGAAATAGAACATTCCAAGAGATTTAGTGAAACTGAAACAATTtatacaattttctttttcgagcTTATCTGTTGATGCTGCAAACTTAGTGATGGGGCTTATTTGTGTTCAATTAAAGGATCTGCGTTGATATTTCATACAGGAAGAAGTGTTCTTTGTGGTTTCTCATTATATtctaaatgtttttttcttgcttATAGGCATCTAAAGTGTACAGTAAAGACGAGGTCTCGGTTCATAACAAGAGAACTGATTGCTGGATCATTATCAAGAACAAGGTATTATTGGATGTCTAAGCTCGTAGCAAAACTTGGGGTTTGCTTGTATGTTGTCATACTTGTAATCtatttttcgatttttatCGAGCATAGGTGTACGATGTTACGTCCTATGTTGAAGAACATCCAGGAGGAGATGCCATCCTAGCACATGCTGGGGATGATTCTACAGAAGGGTTTTATGGGTAAGCCAATCTGACACCTTCTCTCTCaaacattattaatttgatcTGTCCAAATAATCTGGATTGGATACTCTTATCATTGTTTTAGCTTTGataaacaataattaagaTCAGCAAAGCTTTTTCAAAATGGTTGCTTCTGCGATCCTTTTTTCCCTGTTTTGTATGCAAACTACAGAATCATGGTGTAAATGGATAGCACTTGGATTTGCCAATGGGGGCATAGTGATTTTCGTTAAATAACACGTGGGCGCTTTAGTTTGGTTAGCATGTTCATATCACACACTCTGTCACTTGTTGAACACATATCAAACATTTGTTAGATACATATCGATCATTTTTTATGTATACTAAATAGATATATGATAATAAGTTTTAAGAAATGCATAAACTTAAGGACTTTGAATTCTCTTCTTGTATAAAAGTAGTACACTTTGAATAAATGCATCCTTGTCGTTTCTAtgtcctaaaattttaaattatggcGTGCATAATGTGCATCATGTCGTATAAGTGTCTCTTATTTGTATATGTGCGCACATTTGACTTTGTGATCGACGATATATGTtttaaccaattgagctatGCTCAAGTTGAGCTCAAAGATcctatatataaaaaagcGGTCATGTTGGCtttactcaaaattttacctttctttcttccatcGTTACAGCAATCGTCCGAACACGTTTATTTCAAcctcaatatttttttgtgcAGGCCACAACACGCAACTCGAGTCTTCGACATGATCGACGACTTCTATGTTGGAGATCTGAGGCTGTAATATCCAAGTAACATCTGGCTTTGCGCTATCACGTAGAGGACGTATTTCGCAGCGTTCCAGCTCTAGAGATGTCTTTCAGGGAAGATATCTAATGATTTGAATTGTCTGGTTAGCATTCTTGCGATGTTGTAACATTTGTAGCTGTACACTTTCATTTAGATCTTCAACTTTTTAGTTTTATCtctttagtttgaattagttctttcttttttttatgattgCAAGAGGAGAGAAACTTTTCATAGTGGTCTATTTTGATGCTACTTTTGAACTGAAATCTTGAAGTTTCTAACTTGGCATTGTCACGGTGGAGGTGGTAAGGGAAGGCTTCTAGGCCGATTATTTCTAAACTTCTAATATTACTCTCGAGagtattgagtattttttaaacgtgcTATTATTCGAGCTGAGCTTTAGTTGGTTCTTTGTTGTATGTATGATAGATATCTTATACGACACCATGTGGATGTATAATTTTATACTAATGAAATCGAGTCGAATGTACTATTAAGGGGACGAGTCaactaataaatatatgattgatAACAACACGAGAGGAACTTACTTCCATGGAACGTCACCGACACTCGTCCAATTCTCGTCTCCATTTTTGTAGAACAAGAGAATTTAGATTCTGTCTCGAATAGCTCCAATCCAAATTCACATTGTCGGCTTGATAGAACAATATGAAACATACCCATTAGAAGTTTGTCTAATTTATCGAGACGATGGACAATCtttgtaaattttgaaacatatCCGTACATACCAAACATGTCTTCGAGTTGAAGGGGAAAACTAGAATAGtatcctaaaatttaaaaaaatatgagttattaatgataattttttgaatttatttatttatttataatttaagagtagttttgaaacc is a window from the Cucurbita pepo subsp. pepo cultivar mu-cu-16 chromosome LG07, ASM280686v2, whole genome shotgun sequence genome containing:
- the LOC111798880 gene encoding E3 ubiquitin-protein ligase RING1-like gives rise to the protein MAAVLPEATRSAFAASYIMDLESMFDLDTVLTGADDYYNDQIITEPPSVVVADLPTVVTDDVCAVCMEEFRADEGGKQIPCGHVYHQTCISSWLSVGDCCPLCRCHVSSDNKSETAKPVQV
- the LOC111798139 gene encoding cytochrome B5-like protein codes for the protein MMIIVAALVLGVLFGALILIPRDRNAQKVQLNNTNKASKVYSKDEVSVHNKRTDCWIIIKNKVYDVTSYVEEHPGGDAILAHAGDDSTEGFYGPQHATRVFDMIDDFYVGDLRL